Proteins from a single region of Urocitellus parryii isolate mUroPar1 chromosome 4, mUroPar1.hap1, whole genome shotgun sequence:
- the LOC113192559 gene encoding putative olfactory receptor 10D4, giving the protein MRNQTMVSEFILLGIPETEGLETALFFVFSLVYLCTLLGNVLILTAIISSSRLHTPMYFFLGNLSIFDLGFSSTTAPKMLLYLSGQEHGISFQGCGAQLFFYHFLGCTECFLYTVMAYDRFVAICFPLRYMVFMNHRVCSVLATGTWMGGCVHAIILTSLTFQLPYCGSNEVGYYFCDIPAVLPLACEDTSLAQRVGFTNVGLLSLICFFLILVSYTRIGISISKIRSTEGRQRAFSTCSAHLAAILCAYGPVIIIYLQPNPRPLMGAVVQILNNLVTPMLNPLIYSLRNKDVKSALRNVFPKRSLALEK; this is encoded by the coding sequence atgagaaatcaaacCATGGTGAGCGAATTCATCCTGCTGGGAATCCCTGAGACAGAGGGCCTAGAGACAGCCCTTTTCTTCGTGTTCTCATTAGTTTATTTGTGTACCCTCCTGGGAAATGTGCTCATTCTCACTGCTATCATCTCCTCCTCTCGGCTTCACACTCCCATGTACTTTTTCTTGGGAAACCTCTCCATCTTTGACCTGGGTTTCTCTTCCACAACTGCTCCCAAGATGTTGTTgtacctctcagggcaggaaCATGGCATCTCTTTCCAGGGATGTGGTGCCCAGCTCTTCTTCTACCATTTCCTGGGCTGCACTGAGTGTTTCCTGTACacagtgatggcctatgaccgctttgTTGCCATATGCTTTCCCTTGAGATACATGGTCTTCATGAACCACAGAGTGTGCTCTGTCTTGGCCACAGGGACCTGGATGGGTGGCTGTGTCCATGCCATTATCCTAACCTCCCTCACCTTCCAGTTACCCTACTGTGGCTCCAACGAGGTGGGCTATTACTTCTGTGATATACCTGCAGTGCTACCTCTAGCCTGTGAGGACACATCTCTGGCTCAGAGAGTAGGTTTTACAAATGTTGGTCTTTTGTCTCTCATTTGCTTTTTTCTCATCCTTGTTTCCTACACTCGCATTGGGATCTCCATATCCAAAATTCGTTCAACAGAGGGCAGGCAAAGAGCATTCTCCACCTGCAGTGCCCACCTGGCTGCAATTCTTTGTGCCTATGGGCCAGTCATCATCATCTACCTACAGCCCAACCCCAGGCCCCTGATGGGTGCTGTCGTTCAGATCTTGAACAACCTTGTGACTCCCATGCTGAATCCACTTATATACAGCCTGAGGAATAAAGACGTAAAATCAGCCCTGAGGAATGTATTTCCCAAGAGAAGTCTTgctctggaaaaataa